CCGGCGGCGGCAACGCAGGGAGGCGGAGACGGTGGACCTGGCCGACGGGGAGCCGGAGCGGCGATATGGAGCGGCCGGCGGCGGCAGTTCGCGGCCGGCGAGAGCCGGAGTAACAGCGGCGGCGTCCGGAAAAGGACGGAGGGGCCGCCGGCGGGGGTCGCGAGGCCGGACTGACAGGTCTGACAAgcctgtcagtccggtaccctgcggtacccaAAAAATGTGGCCAGTGGGTGgtgctagacttagggagaagctaaaacctaaaacaactgaaatcgaagatacagatggcatgagaaaccaaagcctgaagagctgatcaatcgaaccacggaagcattagaaccaacaggataaacctccccataatgcggaagtgggagagggacaggaacactgaaaaggacagccaaaaacaactgcatgatgaagaaccaagaacatcaaaggtgctgagacacatcatcatgaggccaatgtcgtggaaggaacactcacttgacaaaggaagatggcaaacaaaggcaaacatcaaccccctcatggcaccttatatgcaagattccaagtaaacaatgcatgatggcactttatctcagtgcgtttgcataattacaagctacaatgataagaagactggaaatagaaacgagaatcaaaacagagacatcctactcagaaaagagatcccaggacctgaaacaaccacgatatccaccagagtgctgaaaagcaaaaaactgaataaaatatgcatggaggagaatctggaaaaaaaaaaccatatttctggaaagtacatagaacacgctttccgaaaatataaagttttcgaaaaacggaggtcggatgctcattctacgtctctcggagtgcaaacaagagacctcactttgactgtaaaaaaacacagtcaaacagcaaaattggaataaattaccaacaccatgaggtcggcctcggaaccaacttttcaatgcctattcgttcaccaaaatccgactccgtatgcccaagatagggccaaaaaaccaaaccccccttgaaAAGGCCCAAAAAAGGGGTCTGGTGGCCTGTTGGTTGTCTGGTGGCCAGGGAGCTGAGCTCCGGTTGCGGCCAGGTGGCACGGCGGCGACCGGAAAAAACTGCGCCTGGGGAGCGGACGGAGCCGGGCTGCCGAAAGTTTTAATAGGCGGCGGCCGGAAGGTGAGCGGCCGGCGGCGGCAGCGCAGGGAGGCAGAGACGGCAGACCTGGCTGGCGGGGAGCCGGAGCGG
This genomic stretch from Cryptomeria japonica chromosome 8, Sugi_1.0, whole genome shotgun sequence harbors:
- the LOC131060018 gene encoding uncharacterized protein LOC131060018, with product MPKIGPKKQTPLEKAQKRGLVACWLSGGQGAELRWRPGGWAAAGKNCARGANGAGLPAVLIGGGRKVSGRRRQRREAETVDLADGEPERRYGAAGGGSSRPARAGVTAAASGKGRRGRRRGSRGRTDRSDKPVSPGAELRLRPGGTAATGKNCAWGADGAGLPKVLIGGGRKVSGRRRQRREAETADLAGGEPERRYGAADGGSSRAARAGGAAAASGKGRRGRRQGPQGPD